In one Arenibacter antarcticus genomic region, the following are encoded:
- the rplL gene encoding 50S ribosomal protein L7/L12: MADLKEFAEQLVNLTVKEVNELANILKDEYGIEPAAAAVAVAAGGGADGGEAVEEQTEFDVILKAAGASKLAVVKLVKELTGLGLKDAKDIVDSAPKAVKEGVSKDEAEGIKKSLEEAGAEVELK; encoded by the coding sequence ATGGCAGATTTAAAAGAATTCGCAGAACAATTGGTTAACCTTACAGTAAAGGAAGTAAATGAGTTGGCTAATATATTGAAAGATGAGTACGGTATAGAGCCTGCAGCTGCTGCAGTTGCTGTTGCTGCTGGTGGTGGAGCCGATGGTGGTGAAGCTGTTGAAGAGCAAACTGAATTCGACGTAATTTTGAAAGCAGCTGGTGCTTCTAAATTAGCAGTAGTTAAATTGGTTAAGGAATTGACTGGTTTAGGTTTGAAAGATGCTAAGGACATCGTTGATAGCGCGCCAAAAGCAGTTAAAGAAGGTGTTTCTAAAGACGAAGCTGAAGGTATTAAAAAATCTTTGGAAGAAGCAGGAGCAGAAGTTGAGCTTAAATAA
- the rplK gene encoding 50S ribosomal protein L11 — protein MAKEISKVVKLQVRGGAANPSPPVGPALGAAGVNIMEFCKQFNARTQDKPGKVLPVAITVYKDKSFDFVVKTPPAAVQLMEAAKVKKGSGEPNRNKVASVTWDQVKAIAEDKMVDLNAFTVESAMSMVAGTARSIGLKVAGTRPF, from the coding sequence ATGGCAAAAGAAATTAGTAAAGTAGTTAAACTACAAGTTAGGGGAGGTGCAGCGAATCCGTCGCCACCGGTTGGACCCGCTTTAGGTGCTGCCGGGGTCAATATAATGGAGTTCTGTAAGCAATTTAATGCGCGTACACAGGATAAACCAGGCAAAGTATTGCCAGTTGCGATCACGGTTTATAAAGACAAGTCGTTCGACTTCGTTGTAAAGACACCGCCGGCGGCAGTTCAATTAATGGAAGCGGCTAAGGTTAAAAAAGGATCTGGCGAGCCTAACAGAAACAAGGTTGCCAGTGTCACTTGGGACCAAGTCAAAGCAATCGCTGAGGACAAAATGGTAGATCTAAATGCCTTTACGGTAGAATCCGCAATGAGTATGGTTGCTGGTACAGCAAGATCTATAGGTTTAAAAGTGGCAGGTACTAGACCTTTTTAA
- the nusG gene encoding transcription termination/antitermination protein NusG, with protein MSEVLDKKWYVVRAVSGQENKIKGYIEAEVARLGFGDYLEEVLVPTEKVVQIRNGKKINKERVYFPGYIMVKANLGGEMVHIIRSITNVIGFLGETKGGDPVPLRKSEVNRMLGKVDELAVTTDSVAIPFVFGETVKVIDGPFNGFNGTVEKINEEKRKLEVMVKIFGRKTPLELSYMQVEKV; from the coding sequence ATGTCAGAAGTATTGGATAAGAAATGGTATGTTGTAAGAGCTGTAAGTGGTCAAGAGAATAAGATTAAAGGCTATATAGAGGCTGAAGTAGCTCGACTTGGTTTTGGGGATTATTTGGAAGAAGTCCTTGTGCCGACCGAGAAAGTGGTTCAGATTAGAAACGGAAAAAAAATTAACAAAGAACGTGTTTATTTTCCAGGTTATATAATGGTGAAAGCCAATCTTGGGGGTGAAATGGTGCATATTATCCGTTCCATTACCAATGTGATTGGATTTTTGGGTGAAACCAAAGGTGGGGATCCAGTTCCTTTGAGGAAATCCGAGGTAAATAGGATGTTAGGGAAAGTCGATGAATTGGCGGTAACGACCGATAGTGTTGCAATTCCTTTCGTTTTTGGAGAAACCGTAAAAGTAATAGATGGTCCTTTTAATGGTTTTAATGGAACTGTTGAGAAGATTAACGAGGAAAAACGTAAGCTGGAGGTAATGGTGAAAATTTTCGGAAGAAAAACGCCATTAGAACTCAGTTATATGCAAGTAGAAAAAGTATAA
- the rplA gene encoding 50S ribosomal protein L1: MAKLTKKQKEAHGKIDKNKFYSVEEASALVKEITNTKFDSSVELAVRLGVDPRKANQMVRGVVTLPHGTGKDVKVLALVTPDKEAEAKEAGADFVGLDEYLDKIKNGWTDVDVIITMPSVMGKLGPLGRILGPRGLMPNPKTGTVTMDVAKAVAEVKAGKIDFKVDKTGIVHAAIGKVSFTADMIAENANELLDTLMKLKPSASKGIYVKTIFMSSTMSPSVALDPKVV; this comes from the coding sequence ATGGCAAAATTAACAAAGAAGCAAAAAGAAGCTCATGGCAAGATAGATAAGAATAAATTCTATTCTGTTGAAGAGGCTTCCGCTTTAGTAAAAGAGATAACCAATACAAAATTCGATTCATCTGTAGAATTGGCTGTACGTTTAGGCGTAGATCCAAGGAAAGCTAATCAAATGGTACGTGGGGTAGTAACACTTCCTCATGGAACAGGTAAGGATGTTAAAGTTTTGGCTTTGGTAACGCCGGATAAAGAAGCAGAGGCTAAGGAAGCTGGTGCTGATTTTGTAGGCTTAGATGAATATTTGGATAAAATTAAAAACGGTTGGACCGATGTTGATGTAATTATCACCATGCCAAGCGTTATGGGTAAGTTAGGTCCTTTAGGTAGGATCTTGGGACCAAGAGGTCTTATGCCCAATCCAAAGACTGGTACAGTTACTATGGATGTAGCCAAGGCGGTTGCAGAAGTGAAAGCTGGTAAAATTGATTTCAAGGTAGATAAAACAGGAATTGTGCATGCAGCTATCGGAAAGGTTTCTTTCACAGCAGATATGATTGCGGAAAATGCCAATGAATTGTTGGATACTTTGATGAAATTGAAGCCATCAGCATCTAAGGGAATATATGTGAAGACAATTTTTATGTCCAGCACTATGAGTCCTAGCGTTGCATTAGATCCAAAAGTAGTTTAA
- the secE gene encoding preprotein translocase subunit SecE produces MITYIKESIDELRNNVTLPSRAESSNLMVIVAVFSIIFALATWAVDSLFGELIQLYFNNIIN; encoded by the coding sequence ATGATTACGTATATAAAGGAATCTATAGATGAACTTAGAAATAATGTTACTTTGCCTTCTAGGGCGGAATCTTCCAATCTTATGGTTATCGTAGCGGTATTCTCTATAATTTTTGCGTTGGCGACTTGGGCTGTGGATAGTTTGTTTGGCGAATTAATACAGCTCTATTTCAATAATATAATCAATTAA
- the rplJ gene encoding 50S ribosomal protein L10, whose product MTREDKLNVIQDLTAQLGENPVIYLADISGMNAVTTTALRRACYKADITLAVVKNTLLSKAMEASDKDFGDLPSVLKGSTSLMFSETGNAPAKLIKTFRKKSDRPLLKGAYIAEAIYIGDDQLNALESIKSKDEMVGEIIGLLQSPAKNVISGLKSGGGKLAGILKTLSER is encoded by the coding sequence ATGACAAGAGAAGATAAATTAAATGTTATACAGGATTTAACTGCGCAGTTGGGGGAAAACCCTGTTATATACTTAGCTGACATTTCTGGAATGAATGCCGTGACAACAACGGCTTTAAGAAGGGCTTGTTACAAAGCGGATATTACGCTTGCTGTAGTTAAGAATACTTTGCTTTCAAAAGCAATGGAGGCTTCGGATAAAGATTTCGGTGATCTTCCGTCAGTATTGAAAGGGAGTACCTCTTTAATGTTTTCGGAAACTGGAAATGCGCCCGCAAAGCTTATCAAGACTTTTAGGAAGAAGTCTGATAGACCTTTGTTGAAAGGAGCATATATAGCTGAAGCAATATACATTGGTGATGATCAATTGAATGCTCTAGAGAGTATTAAGTCTAAAGACGAAATGGTTGGCGAAATTATTGGATTGTTACAATCCCCAGCCAAGAATGTTATTTCTGGACTTAAATCTGGTGGTGGAAAACTTGCCGGAATTCTTAAGACATTATCAGAAAGATAA